In Treponema denticola, one genomic interval encodes:
- a CDS encoding glycosyltransferase family 2 protein: MSFKERCAARLRLTAQHKPLVSLCVPVYGTEGLIGRFLDSILVQKDAPLFETIIVNDGSPGTKELRSIVKTYTKRFKERGLPLVFLEHGKNLGTLEARRTAVTAASGKYLAFADPDDELPPAALRILCEAACASGADIVHGSIAVFGTENEPEARIAGFARKAAHVHQGTLTGDEILRGFFIEHLYAGFLCGKLFKTALVQKAYGEIPFTYCTMAEDMLLYFFIALYAAKYLGIPDTVYKYRINTGLTSRRQITGLTGWQKVCSAASVFTIIFSYLDEHPAIGSEIREAVRDLGRAHYADNLKQLEVCVVPSLQEEARAMLAEWWGIHNL; encoded by the coding sequence ATGAGTTTTAAAGAACGCTGTGCAGCACGCTTACGGCTTACTGCACAGCATAAGCCGCTCGTCAGCCTCTGTGTTCCCGTGTACGGGACAGAGGGGCTGATCGGGCGGTTTTTAGATAGTATTTTGGTGCAAAAAGATGCGCCGCTTTTTGAAACTATTATTGTAAACGACGGAAGCCCCGGCACAAAAGAACTGCGTAGTATTGTTAAAACATACACAAAGCGGTTTAAGGAGCGGGGGCTGCCGCTCGTGTTTTTGGAACACGGAAAAAATCTCGGTACGCTTGAAGCGCGCCGGACAGCGGTTACTGCGGCATCGGGGAAGTATCTCGCTTTTGCCGACCCCGACGATGAGCTGCCGCCTGCGGCGCTCCGCATCTTGTGCGAAGCCGCCTGTGCCTCCGGTGCGGATATTGTGCACGGCAGCATTGCCGTATTCGGTACGGAGAACGAACCCGAAGCGCGCATTGCGGGCTTTGCACGAAAAGCGGCGCATGTACATCAGGGAACGCTTACCGGTGATGAGATTCTCCGCGGTTTTTTTATCGAGCATCTCTATGCCGGTTTTTTATGCGGCAAGCTTTTTAAAACAGCCCTTGTTCAAAAAGCGTATGGCGAAATTCCGTTTACCTATTGTACGATGGCGGAAGATATGCTTCTCTATTTTTTTATAGCCTTATATGCCGCTAAATACTTAGGCATACCCGATACCGTGTACAAGTACCGTATCAATACAGGCCTTACTTCCCGCCGCCAAATCACCGGTCTTACCGGATGGCAAAAAGTGTGCTCGGCCGCTTCGGTTTTTACCATTATTTTTTCTTATTTGGATGAACACCCTGCTATCGGCAGCGAGATACGCGAAGCAGTACGGGATTTAGGCCGTGCTCACTATGCCGATAACCTCAAGCAGCTGGAAGTCTGCGTAGTTCCTTCGTTACAGGAAGAAGCTCGGGCGATGCTGGCAGAATGGTGGGGAATTCATAATTTATAA
- a CDS encoding glycosyltransferase family 2 protein, with amino-acid sequence MFHSQKAWTMIPILLGNKPLISLSVPVYGTESSLPALLDSVLAQEPLPADTKAGGLPVEVIIVNDGSPAGGSLPTILKPYKKKFKAAGIPLILLEHSKNLGLVEARRTAVQAASGTYLCFADSDDTLPPDALLHLYNGLLASGNGSLADAADIIHGRAECKTGFPDEEAPLYKEAPLAEMDEKIKKVHIGLLEGDELLNPFLLKRELSSFLWAKLFRTEAVKAAFADIPHTFCTMGEDLLIYFFILLHARSYFGIEDTVYSYHIGTGISSNQEIKDLARWEKACTAASVFAVIFSYLEEHPLSAPNAEKLTAALQNRCKTALLQNLRHLKRVIPSLRDEAYAILCNYWGEEYVNAAEKSMKNK; translated from the coding sequence ATGTTTCATTCTCAAAAAGCTTGGACAATGATTCCTATTTTGCTTGGGAATAAGCCTCTTATCAGTCTTTCCGTTCCGGTCTACGGAACGGAAAGCTCCCTTCCTGCGCTGCTGGATAGCGTGTTAGCGCAGGAGCCATTGCCGGCGGATACAAAGGCGGGGGGCTTGCCGGTTGAAGTTATCATCGTAAACGACGGCAGCCCCGCCGGCGGCTCCTTGCCTACAATCCTTAAACCCTATAAAAAGAAATTCAAAGCCGCCGGCATTCCCCTTATTCTCTTAGAACACTCCAAAAATCTCGGACTGGTTGAAGCCCGCCGCACTGCCGTACAAGCCGCCTCCGGCACCTACCTCTGCTTTGCGGATTCCGACGATACCCTTCCGCCGGATGCTCTTTTGCATTTGTACAATGGACTGCTTGCCTCAGGCAATGGTTCCCTTGCGGATGCTGCCGATATCATCCACGGTAGGGCGGAGTGCAAGACCGGCTTTCCCGATGAGGAAGCCCCGCTTTACAAAGAAGCCCCCCTTGCCGAAATGGACGAAAAGATAAAAAAGGTTCATATCGGGCTTTTGGAAGGGGATGAACTTTTAAATCCTTTTTTACTAAAAAGAGAGCTATCAAGTTTTTTATGGGCAAAGCTCTTCCGTACCGAGGCGGTGAAGGCGGCTTTTGCAGATATACCTCACACCTTTTGCACAATGGGAGAAGACCTGCTTATTTACTTTTTTATCCTGCTCCATGCACGCTCCTATTTCGGAATAGAAGACACCGTGTATAGCTATCATATAGGCACGGGCATAAGCTCCAACCAAGAAATAAAAGACCTTGCCCGCTGGGAAAAGGCTTGCACGGCAGCCTCGGTCTTTGCCGTAATCTTTTCGTATCTTGAAGAACACCCCTTGAGCGCCCCCAATGCCGAAAAGCTGACCGCAGCCCTGCAAAACCGCTGTAAAACAGCCTTGCTTCAAAACCTCCGCCACTTAAAGCGTGTTATTCCCTCCCTCCGAGATGAAGCTTACGCCATCCTCTGCAATTACTGGGGCGAGGAGTATGTAAACGCTGCGGAAAAAAGCATGAAAAATAAATGA
- a CDS encoding glycosyltransferase family 2 protein encodes MAPLISLSVPVYGTESSLPALLDSVLEQGLLLGSVNDSLIFNPKKTLSSLRPLRLNKKDRTSYQAGCPLIEILIVNDGSPAGGSLPKILKPYKKKFKAIGVPLILLEHSKNLGLVEARRTAVQAASGTYLCFADSDDTLPPNALLHLYNGLLASGTGSLADAADIIHGKAEYKTDFSDEEAPLYKEASLAEMEENIKKVHTGLLEGDELLNPFLLKGELSSFLWAKLFRTEAVKAAFADIPHTFCTMGEDFLIYFFILLHARSYFGIEYTVYNYHIGTGISSNLEIKDLARWERACTAASVFAVIFSYLEKHPFSSPNAEKLTSALQNRCKIALLQNLRHLKRVIPSLRDEAYAILCDYWGEEYVNAAEKSMKNK; translated from the coding sequence ATGGCGCCTCTTATCAGTCTTTCCGTTCCGGTATACGGAACGGAAAGCTCCCTTCCGGCCTTGCTAGACAGTGTTTTAGAGCAAGGCCTATTACTTGGTTCCGTGAATGACAGCCTGATTTTTAATCCAAAAAAAACTTTGAGCTCTTTGCGTCCGCTGAGGTTAAATAAAAAAGATAGAACCTCTTATCAGGCCGGCTGCCCCCTTATCGAAATTCTTATTGTAAACGACGGCAGCCCCGCCGGCGGCTCCCTGCCTAAAATTCTTAAACCCTATAAAAAGAAATTCAAGGCTATAGGCGTTCCCCTTATTCTTTTGGAACACTCTAAAAATCTTGGACTGGTTGAAGCCCGCCGCACTGCCGTACAAGCTGCCTCCGGTACCTACCTCTGCTTTGCGGATTCCGATGACACCCTTCCGCCGAATGCTCTTTTGCATTTGTACAATGGACTGCTTGCTTCAGGTACCGGTTCCCTTGCGGATGCCGCCGATATCATCCACGGTAAGGCGGAGTACAAGACTGACTTTTCCGATGAGGAAGCCCCGCTTTACAAAGAAGCCTCCCTTGCCGAAATGGAAGAAAATATAAAAAAGGTTCATACCGGGCTTTTGGAAGGAGATGAACTTCTAAATCCTTTTTTACTAAAAGGAGAGCTATCAAGTTTTTTATGGGCAAAACTTTTTCGTACCGAGGCGGTTAAGGCTGCTTTTGCAGATATTCCTCACACATTTTGCACGATGGGCGAAGACTTTCTTATTTACTTCTTTATCCTGCTCCATGCCCGCTCCTATTTCGGAATAGAATACACCGTGTATAACTATCATATAGGCACGGGCATAAGCTCCAACCTAGAAATAAAAGACCTCGCCCGCTGGGAACGGGCTTGCACGGCAGCCTCTGTCTTTGCGGTAATCTTTTCCTATCTTGAGAAACACCCTTTTAGTTCCCCAAATGCCGAAAAACTTACTTCTGCTCTGCAAAACCGCTGTAAAATAGCCTTGCTTCAAAACCTCCGCCACTTAAAGCGTGTTATTCCCTCCCTCCGCGATGAAGCCTACGCCATCCTCTGCGATTACTGGGGAGAGGAGTATGTAAACGCTGCGGAAAAAAGCATGAAAAATAAATGA
- a CDS encoding BrnA antitoxin family protein, with amino-acid sequence MRKAKSIPTDDCPKQSKEELAKFRPWYEIHQKSETSIKIDADVLEWFKSQGKGYKTKINSVLRSYAFG; translated from the coding sequence ATCCGAAAGGCAAAGTCTATACCTACTGATGACTGCCCCAAACAATCTAAAGAGGAGCTTGCTAAATTCAGGCCATGGTATGAAATACATCAAAAAAGTGAAACTAGTATTAAAATAGATGCTGATGTATTGGAATGGTTTAAATCTCAAGGTAAAGGCTATAAAACAAAAATCAATTCTGTTTTACGCTCTTATGCATTCGGTTAA
- a CDS encoding dihydroorotase — protein MIDSHVHLRDGLLSDKETIAHALTLACPAGFTAFFDMPNTNPPLTNADSILERFALAEKSIKQAGLSAFYGIYGGLTSDISQIEKMVLFYKEYFPKIVGFKMFAGHSTGNMGIVEKEDQRKVYAALKKFDYRGILAVHCEKENLMNNSIFDIENPITHSLARPPVAETESIKDQIELMQSEGFKGHLHVCHISTKEGIRLVAEAKKSGINISCGATAHHALLNIDSYKKSGIFVKMNPPLREKEEQEAVFNALISGGIDWIESDHAPHTYEDKKKGASGIPGFAGSLILLKELRKAGCSEKRLDELCGKAVNRIFKLDLPYKVPSNTEIDASLPSLRSGYPFDAFEFFV, from the coding sequence ATGATAGATTCCCATGTCCATCTTAGAGACGGCCTTTTATCCGATAAGGAAACTATAGCCCATGCCTTGACCTTAGCCTGCCCCGCAGGTTTTACAGCCTTTTTTGATATGCCGAATACCAATCCTCCTCTTACAAATGCAGACTCTATTTTAGAGCGTTTTGCCCTTGCAGAAAAATCTATAAAGCAGGCCGGCCTTTCTGCCTTTTACGGTATTTACGGCGGTCTTACTTCAGATATTTCTCAAATAGAAAAAATGGTTTTATTCTATAAAGAATACTTTCCTAAAATAGTAGGTTTTAAGATGTTTGCAGGTCATTCCACCGGAAACATGGGTATAGTTGAAAAAGAAGACCAAAGGAAGGTCTATGCCGCTCTTAAAAAATTCGATTACAGGGGTATTCTTGCCGTTCATTGCGAAAAAGAAAACCTTATGAATAATTCGATCTTCGATATTGAAAATCCTATCACTCACAGCCTTGCCCGCCCGCCTGTTGCCGAAACGGAGTCCATAAAGGATCAGATTGAGCTTATGCAAAGCGAGGGTTTTAAGGGACATCTTCATGTCTGTCACATAAGCACAAAAGAGGGAATAAGGCTTGTTGCCGAGGCAAAAAAAAGCGGTATTAATATTTCGTGCGGAGCTACGGCTCATCACGCCCTATTAAACATTGATTCTTATAAAAAGTCCGGTATCTTTGTAAAAATGAACCCTCCCTTGCGTGAAAAAGAGGAGCAAGAAGCCGTTTTTAATGCCCTCATTTCAGGCGGGATTGACTGGATCGAAAGCGACCACGCTCCCCACACATATGAAGATAAGAAAAAAGGCGCTTCCGGTATTCCGGGCTTTGCCGGTTCTCTGATTCTTTTAAAAGAACTGCGCAAGGCCGGCTGCTCCGAAAAAAGACTGGACGAACTTTGCGGTAAGGCCGTAAACCGTATTTTTAAACTTGATTTGCCTTATAAAGTTCCCTCAAACACCGAAATCGATGCATCCCTCCCAAGTTTAAGATCCGGCTACCCCTTCGATGCCTTTGAATTTTTTGTATAG
- a CDS encoding carboxypeptidase-like regulatory domain-containing protein: MSVIKGIVRDKNKQPVSHAKVALLTERFEVIISGEADESGCFCLEADAKRYPFFIASKGFNEKFLDFWGYNIDLRHDLEINPILGKIEIFSLIFFPSLDADKTMMIYFRPMSLKLLVGKEKVIAPELGTDDITVSVNGDFYEIVTMRVISETVNKGVEPIRAYALKISLDGIEFDGKNKLEISIIKNECCGEAVLFF, from the coding sequence ATGAGTGTTATAAAGGGAATTGTGCGGGATAAAAACAAACAGCCTGTCAGTCATGCTAAAGTTGCTCTTTTAACGGAAAGGTTTGAAGTTATCATCAGCGGTGAAGCTGATGAGTCCGGCTGTTTTTGTCTGGAAGCTGATGCTAAAAGGTATCCTTTCTTTATAGCTTCAAAAGGTTTTAATGAAAAATTTCTTGATTTTTGGGGTTATAATATAGATTTAAGGCATGACCTTGAGATAAACCCTATTCTTGGTAAAATAGAAATTTTTAGTTTGATATTTTTTCCTTCTCTAGATGCAGATAAGACTATGATGATTTATTTTAGGCCGATGAGTCTAAAGCTGCTTGTAGGCAAGGAAAAAGTAATTGCGCCTGAGCTCGGCACCGATGATATAACCGTTTCCGTCAACGGGGACTTTTATGAAATTGTTACTATGAGGGTTATAAGTGAAACGGTTAATAAAGGGGTTGAACCTATAAGGGCCTATGCCTTAAAAATAAGTCTGGATGGTATAGAATTTGACGGAAAAAATAAACTCGAAATAAGCATTATAAAAAATGAATGTTGCGGTGAGGCTGTTCTATTTTTCTAA
- a CDS encoding DEAD/DEAH box helicase, with translation MLITFKELGLDDIVLQAVEAKGFEEPTPIQVLAIPRLLSGEANVIAKARTGTGKTAAFGLPLVQELRSNTGRVRALILVPTRELAVQVAGELESFRIEEYPRIATVYGGAAIGPQLRSLKTGVEIVVGTPGRIMDHLERGSLKIEDIEYFILDEADEMLNMGFIEDIENIFSKANPEARVLMFSATMPKQILSIASDFMGDYEIVEEEPQEERASLTEQFFWVVREGDKTEALVRLIDTSPNFYGLVFCQTKIDADDVAKELDERHYEAAALHGDIPQSQREKILERFRSKKTRILVATDVAARGIDIEGISHVVNYAIPYDGPTYTHRIGRTGRAGAAGVAVSFVRPNEVKRIEYLRKHARGELKEGKIPSIEQVIEIKRTRILKETAAQIEKRISEEKPEQGFAAFANKLVEYGDAQTVLSFILQMQYGSFLSPAHYKTIKPVRSEGRARKSDDDSLRLYIGVGRKDGITKRKLAEMLSRLLSIPERLVDDIEVMDKFSLATMPKNAANDALRLCKKKRGLPHMHIDVKSEAPANYGSIGKGKRGQKRKNGTQRKKEGLSSASKYKRK, from the coding sequence ATGTTAATTACTTTTAAAGAATTGGGACTTGACGATATAGTCCTGCAAGCAGTTGAAGCCAAAGGTTTTGAAGAACCTACTCCTATTCAGGTTTTGGCTATTCCCCGCCTTCTTTCAGGAGAAGCAAATGTTATCGCTAAGGCTCGGACAGGAACGGGAAAGACGGCAGCCTTCGGCCTTCCCCTTGTGCAGGAGCTGCGTTCAAACACCGGAAGGGTGAGAGCCCTTATTTTGGTTCCTACCAGAGAGCTGGCCGTTCAAGTTGCCGGCGAACTTGAATCTTTTAGAATCGAAGAATATCCCCGTATCGCAACCGTTTACGGAGGAGCGGCGATAGGCCCTCAACTTAGAAGCCTAAAAACCGGCGTCGAAATTGTTGTAGGAACTCCCGGCCGCATAATGGATCATCTTGAACGGGGCTCCCTAAAAATCGAAGATATAGAATATTTTATTTTGGATGAAGCCGATGAGATGCTTAACATGGGCTTTATCGAAGACATAGAAAATATCTTTTCAAAGGCAAATCCTGAAGCCCGTGTTTTAATGTTTTCGGCGACGATGCCCAAGCAGATACTGAGCATAGCTTCCGACTTTATGGGCGACTATGAAATTGTCGAAGAAGAACCTCAAGAAGAAAGAGCATCTTTAACGGAACAATTTTTTTGGGTTGTAAGGGAAGGGGATAAAACCGAAGCCCTTGTCCGTCTTATAGATACAAGCCCTAACTTTTACGGCCTCGTATTTTGCCAAACAAAAATCGATGCCGATGATGTTGCAAAGGAACTTGACGAAAGGCACTACGAAGCTGCCGCCCTCCACGGGGATATTCCTCAAAGTCAAAGGGAAAAAATATTGGAACGCTTTAGATCTAAAAAGACCCGCATTCTTGTTGCAACCGATGTTGCCGCAAGGGGTATAGACATCGAGGGTATTTCCCATGTTGTAAACTATGCAATTCCTTATGACGGGCCGACTTATACCCACCGTATAGGAAGAACGGGACGGGCCGGAGCGGCAGGAGTTGCCGTCAGCTTTGTACGCCCGAACGAGGTAAAAAGAATAGAGTACCTGCGCAAACATGCCCGCGGAGAATTAAAAGAAGGCAAAATTCCTTCAATCGAACAAGTCATCGAAATCAAGCGTACCCGTATCTTAAAAGAAACGGCTGCCCAAATCGAAAAACGCATTAGCGAAGAAAAACCCGAACAGGGCTTTGCTGCCTTTGCAAATAAACTTGTAGAATATGGAGATGCCCAAACAGTTCTCTCCTTTATTCTTCAAATGCAATACGGCTCGTTTTTATCGCCTGCTCATTATAAAACAATCAAGCCTGTGCGTTCCGAAGGGAGGGCACGAAAATCGGATGACGATTCTTTGCGTCTTTATATAGGTGTGGGCCGAAAAGACGGTATCACAAAGCGAAAACTTGCCGAAATGCTAAGCCGTCTTCTTTCAATCCCCGAACGGCTTGTAGATGACATAGAGGTTATGGATAAATTTTCTCTCGCTACAATGCCTAAAAATGCTGCAAATGATGCTCTGCGCCTCTGTAAAAAGAAAAGGGGCTTACCTCATATGCATATTGATGTAAAAAGTGAGGCTCCGGCTAATTACGGTTCTATCGGTAAGGGTAAAAGAGGGCAAAAACGGAAAAACGGAACACAAAGGAAAAAAGAAGGTTTGAGCTCCGCCTCAAAATATAAGCGTAAATAG
- the pyrF gene encoding orotidine-5'-phosphate decarboxylase has product MNYIDLLKTSAKKTNNCACMGLDPIFEAIPNKTGMVKDNLVSFFKELLDKMQEKNLVPAAFKPNIGYYSALDKPREKDFSGSESLAEILSLIEKHFPDIPVILDSKRGDIARSSLNYAIEAFDCWKADAVTVSPYMGSDSILPFISEKYSDKGAYILNRTSNPGAKDFQNLKTDYDGKNNPELYIEVAKKIAFYAKEFPGTGAVVGATGMEELKIISGIYAQAGEVPMLIPGVGSQGGDAKTVMEVLKNSGCDLALIRINSSSALTHPWKKSPVPENYLELCINNIEKLLNETAINGISF; this is encoded by the coding sequence ATGAACTACATCGACTTATTAAAAACTTCAGCAAAAAAAACGAATAACTGTGCATGTATGGGCTTAGACCCTATTTTTGAAGCTATCCCGAATAAAACCGGAATGGTAAAGGACAATCTTGTAAGCTTTTTTAAAGAGCTTTTAGATAAGATGCAGGAAAAGAATTTGGTTCCCGCAGCTTTTAAACCGAATATAGGTTACTATTCGGCCCTTGATAAGCCCAGGGAAAAGGATTTTTCGGGCTCCGAAAGCCTCGCAGAAATTTTATCCCTAATCGAAAAACACTTTCCCGACATTCCTGTAATCCTCGATTCAAAGCGGGGCGATATTGCCCGATCCAGTCTTAACTATGCCATCGAAGCCTTTGACTGCTGGAAAGCGGATGCGGTAACGGTCAGCCCCTACATGGGAAGCGATTCTATTCTGCCATTTATTTCGGAAAAATATTCGGATAAGGGGGCTTATATTTTAAACCGAACCAGCAATCCCGGAGCAAAGGATTTTCAAAATCTTAAAACCGATTATGACGGTAAAAATAATCCGGAGCTTTATATCGAGGTTGCAAAAAAGATTGCTTTTTATGCGAAGGAATTTCCGGGAACGGGAGCCGTTGTCGGAGCGACGGGAATGGAAGAATTAAAAATAATTTCGGGTATTTACGCCCAAGCAGGAGAGGTTCCCATGCTGATTCCGGGAGTCGGCTCCCAAGGAGGAGATGCTAAAACGGTAATGGAGGTTCTTAAAAATTCCGGCTGCGATTTAGCCCTCATAAGAATAAACAGCTCCAGTGCCTTAACCCATCCTTGGAAAAAATCACCTGTGCCTGAAAACTATTTGGAGCTTTGTATAAACAATATCGAAAAACTTCTAAACGAGACGGCAATCAACGGCATCAGTTTTTAG
- a CDS encoding DUF4340 domain-containing protein, translating into MKSFFKLKKYTQALIFANSFFLLSLIFVSIPKNEANVFNTSLVSRQNIENIDEIVFTIPDNSLPPRFNELRLIKKKDKFVLSTQSGEYKVQPALIERLFSILSTKQNFRFVSDDIKQYINFGLDEDHAARLQLLRSDKTIMGDFVFGKNDTLGINRYVRIDARTKIFIMPDVLASFLTVNNNFWLDLQIYKYKFENNSIQLIEKNKQLISRSDKHKEKFGELETFLKQFSCIDIFPAFPITNSETQELNLILGTGEKIEILLTPMESGDFILFDSASNNSYVISGYTKRRIDSILNSIFEDSKN; encoded by the coding sequence GTGAAAAGTTTTTTTAAATTAAAAAAATATACTCAAGCTTTGATTTTTGCAAATAGTTTTTTTCTCTTAAGTTTGATTTTTGTAAGTATTCCAAAAAATGAAGCAAATGTTTTTAACACTTCACTTGTATCAAGACAAAATATAGAAAACATAGATGAAATTGTTTTTACTATTCCCGATAATTCCCTTCCTCCGCGTTTTAACGAGTTAAGGCTTATCAAAAAAAAGGATAAGTTTGTTTTGAGTACTCAATCTGGAGAATATAAGGTTCAACCGGCCTTAATAGAAAGGCTCTTTTCCATTTTAAGTACTAAACAAAATTTTAGGTTTGTAAGCGATGATATAAAACAATATATTAATTTTGGATTGGATGAAGATCATGCTGCCCGCCTACAGCTATTGCGTTCCGATAAAACCATAATGGGCGATTTCGTTTTCGGGAAGAACGATACTTTGGGTATCAACCGCTATGTCCGAATAGATGCCCGCACAAAAATTTTTATTATGCCGGATGTCCTAGCTTCTTTTTTAACCGTAAACAATAACTTTTGGCTTGACCTGCAAATTTATAAATACAAATTTGAAAATAACTCAATTCAGCTTATCGAAAAAAACAAACAGCTTATCTCCCGTTCGGATAAACATAAAGAAAAATTCGGCGAGTTGGAAACATTTTTAAAACAATTTTCATGTATAGATATTTTTCCTGCATTTCCGATTACCAATTCGGAAACTCAAGAGCTTAATTTAATTTTAGGTACGGGAGAAAAAATAGAGATTCTTCTTACGCCGATGGAAAGCGGCGATTTTATTTTGTTTGATTCCGCTTCCAATAATTCTTATGTTATAAGCGGATACACAAAACGCCGCATAGATTCCATCTTAAATTCTATTTTTGAAGATTCTAAAAACTGA